The proteins below are encoded in one region of Balaenoptera ricei isolate mBalRic1 chromosome 6, mBalRic1.hap2, whole genome shotgun sequence:
- the SORBS3 gene encoding vinexin isoform X7 gives MADGGSPFLGRRDFDYPSSTRDPSASEPGGSPARKEEKKRKAARLKFDFQAQSPKELTLRKGDIVYIHKEVDRNWLEGEHHGRLGIFPANYVEVLPADEIPKPIKPPTYQVLEYGEAVAQYNFKGDLEVELSFRKGERICLIRKVNEHWYEGRISGTGRQGIFPASYVQVTREPRLRVCEYSPQLPASPRLTSAGLAHHPSSPLMPRSPFDPTDWGGRTSPRRTGFSFPTQEPRPQTQSLSTPGSALSHPGGSSRPLELGTSSPNTTQIHWTLYRAMYQYRPQNEDELELREGDWVDVMQQCDDGWFVGVSRRTQKFGTFPGNYVAPV, from the exons ATGGCGGACGGAGGAAGCCCCTTCCTAGGTCGGAGGGACTTCGACTACCCTTCCTCAACCCGAG ACCCTAGTGCCTCTGAACCAGGGGGCAGCCCAgccaggaaggaagagaagaag AGGAAGGCCGCCCGGCTCAAGTTTGACTTCCAGGCACAGTCCCCTAA GGAGCTGACTCTAAGGAAGGGTGACATCGTCTACATCCACAAGGAGGTGGATAGGAACTGGCTGGAGGGGGAGCACCACGGCCGGCTGGGCATCTTCCCCGCCAATTACGTGGAG GTGCTGCCTGCAGATGAGATCCCCAAGCCCATCAAGCCTCCGACCTACCAGGTGCTAGAGTATGGAGAAGCCGTGGCCCAGTACAACTTCAAGGGGGATCTGGAGGTGGAGCTTTCCTTCCGAAAG GGGGAGCGCATCTGCCTGATCCGCAAGGTGAACGAGCACTGGTACGAGGGCCGCATCTCAGGCACCGGGCGCCAGGGCATCTTCCCTGCCAGCTACGTGCAGGTGACCCGGGAGCCCCGGCTTCGGGTCTGCGaatacagcccccagctccctgcgTCTCCCCGCCTGACCAGTGCCGGCCTGGCCCATCACCCCAGCTCCCCATTAATGCCGCGCAGCCCATTTGACCCCACCGACTGGGGGGGCCGGACCTCCCCCCGCCGCACTGGcttctccttccccacccaggAGCCCAGACCCCAGACCCAG AGTCTCAGCACCCCTGGGTCAGCTCTGTCCCATCCTGGAGGCTCCAGCCGTCCCCTGGAGCTGGGGACCTCATCCCCCAACACCACTCAGATACACTGGACCCT GTACCGGGCGATGTACCAGTACAGGCCCCAGAATGAGGATGAGCTGGAGCTGCGGGAGGGGGATTGGGTGGATGTCATGCAACAGTGTGACGACGGCTGGTTTGTAG GTGTCTCCCGGAGGACCCAGAAATTTGGGACATTCCCTGGAAATTATGTAGCCCCGGTGTGA